Sequence from the Mauremys mutica isolate MM-2020 ecotype Southern chromosome 2, ASM2049712v1, whole genome shotgun sequence genome:
CAGGAGGCTGCTCTCCCTCTCCGAACCCAGGATATGTCTACGCTGCACAGCTAATCTGGGCTCTTAGCTGGGTTCTAGCCTTAacaccagccccctcctccccactgtcCACCTTCAGAAagctctggcctggcctggcctggggggTGCTTTAAGCCTGGGCTAGCTGACCCAGCTAGGAGTATAGTATAAGTCAGAGCCCAGgatctgggctggaacccacctactctgcagtgaggatgcaggctaaATCACGCGAGTGCcaatagtcctccagtgccttcccacaatcccTTCCTGAAGGACAGATAAGTTCTCTTGCAATTGACCTGattgatgggggcaggggggaagaatCCTAGAGCGTCTCgtcacaaagaaccatgggatactccccccaaacacacacaggcaAGTGCAGAGACAGCGAGGACATGGGGGCACGGGGAGAGCTTTGCTGTGTGGACGCTCGCACTCAGGTTAGGCTAACCTGGGTGTCAAGCTCCCGTGCAGACATAGCTTCCGTTTATTCTCCATACGCTCCTTCCCCCTGGAGCCAGGCAGCAGAGGTTGAAACCCCATTTTCATCAGGCTGACATTACTTTTCCCAACCGTGCCATCTACTGCGTTTCCCCAGATTCACAACGGGCCCCCTCACAGCTCCAACTTCGGGTACTCGTACGCCAAGAGAATGATCGACGTTCAGAACAGGTATGGtccatcccctccccactccgCCCGAGCCCCAAGCTGTGTGGCTCAGGGGAGGGACTTACACAGTCCGTACATCTCTGTAAAGACCTTTGGGATCCCCAGATGAAGGACTGTATAAATATTATCACTGTCACTATAGGATAATTCCTTCCCCCTGTGCTCTCTGACCTCAGCGGGCACAAGGAGTGAGGCTGGGGGTGGATGGAACTTGCAGGGGCCCCGGAGGGGCTGGCCGGCCCCAGTTCATTTCCCTAAGCCCTGCTGGAAGAACAGAGTTAGGCTCTGATACACGGAACGGGGACAGTGACTTGTGCTCGCAGCCCTCAGCTGCATGGAACAAGCCACTGAGCTAGTCACTCACCTACCCTGGCCTTCTCTCCCGCTTCTCCCAGGGGGTATTTCGAACAGCACGGCTGCCGATTCACCGCCGTGATCCCCACCAATGTCTTCGGACCTCACGATAACTACAACATCGAGGACGGGCATGTCCTTCCGGGTCTGATCCACAAGGTGTACCTGGCAAAGAGTGAGTGGGGAGCCTTCATTCAGCTCTCAGCTTCATCGTCCACCCAACAGGGTTTTGTTGCTAGGGCTATATGGGCAGCAAAGACCATTCCTGCTGTGGGTAGGGAAGTCATGTGACTTTTTTGCTCCTAATGAAACTGTGCCATTCTTTGCATCCTATCCCTAAACTATCTGAAAGTGTTGCTGTGTGTTGTTACACAAgtgccatgttccaccccagagcttgctgcattTCTGCAGTGGGTGAATGGATCCTCGCGTGTCCCTTACCTTTTTCAAATGTGGGTTACCTGGCTAATAGTGAAGTGCTTGAAGAGGCATAGCTGAAGGGGCTACTGTAAATTATTTGGTTTGCAAAATCCTTTTCTCTTTCTGATCTTCGCCTGGCCGCCTGGTGTGCTATTGAGGTTGCTGAGGTGACGGTGTTTCATATCTGCAGATATGTTGAGTAGATACCATTTAGCGCTGGGCTAAGAGGATGGTCGAAGCTTGGTCCATCCAGAATGTTTCTACATATCTCAGTGTGGAGGATTGCTGTACTGAATTTATGTACGCAAAGCAATAATGTCCTGGGAGTTTCTGGCCCTCATTTAGGAAGGGGGTTGCCCCATGAGACGATCAGGGCTCGATTGATCATGGGGCTGATTTCCTAATGAAAGCATTAGGCATTTAGTAAGCACAAGTTGCCCTTTGCTGCAATTGTAAGTGGCGATGATGTAGCTTTCTGTAGAGCTCCACAAGCCCACATgcatcaccactgaaatgcaggtgcctctggggtggaggacaGCCGCCAAGTGAACACCCAACTGTGAATGGGAGACGGAGGGGAATTTTAGCTAGGATGCTAGGGCAGATCCCTCCCGTATGTGCCATGGTTTCATtaatggacacacacacagaggaccccaggtcatgtctctctctctctctctctctgcatggaACTGATCCTCAGGTACAAgatgggcttgggggaggggcaggaaatgggaGGGTTAACCCATTGGTACCCAGAATGGTCTGCATCCAGGCTGCAGTGTCACGTTTTGTGGAGTCCATTGGGACCCTGTGGGTTTTTTCTACTGTACAACTAAACCTCCCTGCCTCTAACAAGCCATGGATGGCTCCGGGCAGCCCTAGCTGCAGGGTTGCTAACAGGGTTTTCTGCTGTAGTTGTTGGATGGTAAGTTCCTGAGAGCCATGATGGTTGGATTCCTCCCTTCTCACTTGGCTCTAGGCTGGGTATCGCCCCTCCCTGCAGGAGTGAAACTAGCAAGTGATTTCTGTGCGGCGTCAGGGAAGGGGTCCATGCTCAAATCTCAGCCAGTGAGGAACAGAGAAGGGCCATTCTGACTCCAtggtgtgacaggttcccccaggatgccacttggaactggggcaCCACTGAGCTGCCtgatccaccagcctgggctccctttatactgtgctgctgtgacaggctctcaagccccCACCAGTGcgcacacaggtagggacacacccagctacagaaacacacacacatgctgagatcagctctgtatgggaaggctcagctaaggggTATACAGCGTAAGATCattaaatttgccccctccctcaatgtggaggaaggtatgcaaCAGCCTTCCCCCGCCTCCAGTTACAAATTCCATaaactggttttagagaaaacaaaaccaagtttattaactacaaaaggtagatgtcagggattataagggatagcaaacagatcaaagcagattacctagcaaataaaacaaacatgcaatATAAGTTTAagatactaaagaaactggttacatatatacctgcccctggaaatttccactacatgcatctgatgaagtgggtattcacccacggaagctcatgctccaatacgtctgttagtctataaggtgccacaggactctttgctgcttttacagatccagactaacatggctacccctctgatacttggttacaagaagtaatttctcaccctaaatgttgtttttggCAGACTGCAGAAACTCTTGAAGGCCAGATGCACTTGCTTGCAATTTAAAACTTCAGATATTTCATTCACGAGCTAGACAGTCTTCCAGCCTGGGCTTAGTCCTTCTCCCCTCATTCAGTCTTTTCTTTAGATGTTTACAGCTCCCCTCTTGGGCCGGGATTCAGTCAAGAGGGAACCATGATTATGTCACTCCCCGCCTTAAATAGGTTTTACctatggcaggaatcctttgtcttccAGTGTGATTCCCACCCCcggtcagtggaaaaatactggtatgATTCCTGgagtccagtatcaggtgacttgCTCACATGACCTTGCTGCCATAACTCAGTCGGTTTGCAGCATTCCCAGGAAGAACTCCTCTGTGGGTGATAAACATCTTCTGAGACCTCTTGTTCTCTCTCATGGCCCTTCCTCACAGCGAGCTATCTAGACTGATTGCATTGTCTGGCGGGTGtcccccaggtgtaaacacactTGTCATTGATACATAGTcagtattcctaacttcagatacagaaatgatacaggcctATAAATAGGATAATcctattcagtaaatcataacctttccaatgatatctcacatgatccatcttgcataaaatacatcatggATCTGCTGTAATtatatcataacaatatctctGAAGAATGTGGGGCGTAGTGTCACACATGGCTACTTACAGCCCCTTACGTCGAGCTGGAGCATggcatgctgggatctgtagtctCCGGGGGCTGCACCTCGGCTTTAGAGAGGAAAGCTGGCCTGGCTTTCTGTTGCACGAGGGTGTTTggataggggggtgggggggaacctgTGGTTGACCAGGCCAATGCTGCAGTTGGAACATCCACTAATGGCCGTTCTTGTGATTGTCCCACAGAAAATGGCACGGCTCTCACTGTCTGGGGGACGGGAAAGCCCAGGAGACAATTCATCTACTCTCTGGTAGGCACGGCCTTCACGGAGTCCAGCCCGTTTGGACTGGGCCCAGAGCAGATTTCAGACATCCTGACCCCATGGCTGGGAGAATGGGTTGCTTGGCCCTGGGAGGCTGGCAATTAGCAGGGTGTGGGAGGTGTGTTCTGATCGGCGGGGGTTGCTGGCAGAGGGGACTCTGAAGCCATGTGACCCTTTGCAGCGACACGCTGGCATGTGCCTAGGCAATCTGAAGCCCTGGCCTGGGTGTGCTGTTAGCTCCCTGCACTCAGGCACAGACTGTTACCGTTATATGAGCCACGTAAAGCTGCTAAAATGAGCAAGTGTCTCTGACAAATAACGAGCAGTAAACCTAGGACAGGTCCCAGATTGCACATCCAACCCTGCACActagctggggagaggggttcaGCTTGGCCCTGCCTTGGCAGCATGCGGGTGCGGGCTCTCGGGAGCTGGGCCTTGGCGGAGGCCGCCCTTTGGGAGGTATCATGGTTCTCTGTTAGCTTGGCCATGTCTACCAGAATGACTGTGTTTATTCCTGCCAAGCCAGGGCTGGGGTCTCTTTAAAGGCCCCCTTTAAAGCAAGGctcagagggagggagctggcagCTTGGGGAGCGAGAGACTGGAGCTGTTCCTGCTTTGCCCTGCTGTAGCAGGCTCAGCTTCCTGGCAACAGCCCCCATACAACATCCCCGGCCTTCAGCAAAGAGGAGCTTGTGTCTGTGCCCTGAGCTGGGATCCTGTGGCTCccgggaggggaaagggaggagacagaGGGACTAAGAGCTGCTCCTTTGTGCCCACAGGACCTGGCACGGCTCTTCCTCTGGGTCCTAAGGGAGTACGACGAGGTGGAGCCCATCATCCTCTCAGGTAAGGTGTCCCCTATGCCATCGCTCTCCCTCTGACGGTGTCACAACCCTGGCCCCTTTGGCAGATGCCCTCAGCTTGTATTGCAGCACTAGGAGGGGAAGTCCcgtgtccccactgctccccatgCCGTCCTATCTGCTTCTGTAGCTGGGTCAGTGCAGAACGTCCCTCTCCTCAGCGCCCCCCACAGGCTGACCTAGAGCCCGCAGTGGTGGCACGAGGCGGCTGCAGGCTCTGGTCTCCCACCCTCCCGTCTCTAAGGGGAGGCAAGTGGCTACGAGAGCAGGGCGGGCGGCGATTTGTGGCTGGCACCAGGGGCGGAAGAACTGCCTAGCCTCACCCTTGCTCTCTGCTTAGTGGGAGAAGAGGACGAGGTCTCTATCAGGGAAGCTGCGGAGAGCGTCGTGGAAGCCATGGATTTCAAGGGAGAACTCATCGTATCCTTTTACAAATGGCTGCTCCGACGCCCGGCCTCCCTGAGCTGTGCCTGGCTCTCAGGGTCCTTGCCTGGCACCCATTCCCCGCACTCGCGTgcaccctggggagggggagaactgtCACGTCCAAACAGCTAAGGCTTAATTCCCCGCTGATCCAGTGCAAGATTATTCCCTGCGGCATGTTCTCCAATGTTCGGTCTGGTCCAGCGTGAAATGGCTCAAGCGATGGGACTCCCCTCGCTTCCCGTGGGTCGGTCTCCGACTGGAGAACTTGTTCCATGGATGTTCGATCCGTGCTTGGAAGTTGGGGCCATGGAGGTCTCTGCGATCTGATGGTGACCCTGGGGTCTCCTTGGAGACGGCGGCTTCCATTCGTGGTGCAGCTGAGAGGGTGACCGCAGTTGCTGCTCGCACGGGACGTTCCAGGTTTGGCTATGGGCCCCCTTTATTGTCAGCCTCTTCCCTGGAAACAGCGGGCGCGAGGGCTCTCCCTCCTGTAGGATCTCTCCACTCACCCCTGCGCCTGGCTGGTCAGGACTAACTAACAGcaagatcttgtggttaaggcccaGGGTCTGCTGGCAGCACCGAGACAGCTGCAAACCTTACAGAAAGGGACACGCAAAGTAGACCTTTGCTACCAAGGCCCCAGCTCTTGTCCTGCCTGGCTGCTACCAGTGGGGGTCGTCCCGGAGTAACGGTAGCTTCGAACTCGGCAGAATTCCCGTTTGTTTTCCCTTACCCCCCGCGGTGTCCAGTTTGACACGACGAAATCCGACGGCCAGTTCAAGAAAACAGCCAGCAACGGCAAGCTGAGGCGGTGCCTGCCCGACTTCCCGTTCACGCCGTTCAAACAAGGTAAGGCCGCGCTGGTCAGGAGTCGTTCTAGTTCTCCTGCCCCTCGGTGGGAACATCCACTGCACTGCATCGGCTGCGTATGTCTGATCTCACCTCTGCCCTCCAAAGGAGTCGGGTAGGGTTTGTGGGGAAGGCCTTCTCCCTCCCGCGGGTGCTGGGAACTTGGTCCCACAGCCTCAGGCATCACCGTGGTGCATGCACCACGAATGCAAATGCAGCGAGTGTCTAAAGAGATGCTGTGAGAAACCCCTGtgagcagaggcagcagctctGGTTGTAGGGGCAGGACAGTGCAGTGATTGAAGCACTGGCCTGGGGGCTCAGATttttgggttctgttcccagctctgagacAGCCTGTGACTTCAGATGGGTCACTTCATCTCCCTGGtccatttcctcctcctctggcaTGGCGACAATGATTCTTCCACTCCTAGCTCAGTAAACAGCGGCCAGTGGCACAGCATTAACTGGAGGGAGGGAGCCGCCGCTGGTTGTGCTGCTTCGGGCTGTATGGGGGTCTAActgccttcccccttcccctccagctgTGAAGGAAACTTGTGACTGGTTCAACGTGCACTACGACATCGCCCGGAAGTGACCAGCACACCAAAGCCGTTGTGATTATCGGAGGTTCCTCTGAGACTCAGGGTTTTCCTTTGCTGGAGCAGAGGAGGGGATGCGTGAGGTAGTTTGGGGCTGTGAAATGATGCTGGAGATAAATTCTACTTTGGAAAAGCTGtctctgagtggggtgggggcagagatcCTGAATGGCCAAATCACAGATAAGCTCAGCAAACATGAGTGAGAAATGTGTAGCATTAGGGGTGGAGATACCCTGTCTTTCTCTGTGACACAGGACTCACACTACTAGTCatctcagccagccaggggcgTAGAACTTTGTGGGGTGGAATGGGGAGAAACTCTCTGTTCAGGGATCAAAGTGAATCTTTGTTAAAAGGTTCCAAAAATGCAAAGACTGAGGCTTCCCCCGCAATGCTTCCAACATCCCTCCCTGTGGTTATAAATatcccaggaactgcagcctgAAGAGCCCCTCAGGTTCAGCTCTAGCTTCGGTCAAAAGGCGTTTAGGAAGGGAAGTCTTGCCTAGTGAAAACCCTCTTGGGCGTCCCCCAAGGACACCGCCCTGGGAGCGGCTGGAGGGTTGGACCTGAGGGTTGAGGTACCTGGAAGTTTACATGCTGCCTTGGCATCATCtaatgaatattttttaaaatcgaCAGAGCCCCCTCTCCATCAGACCTCATCACTGTTCTCGCTGGATCCCTTATCTTGCCCATGCTGTTGTCACCTCATGTTAAGCTGTAATTGGTCAGGCTGCCAATCAAGTGTAAAGCAGTCTGGAATTAGGTTCAGAATAAATcaaagctgatttttttcccttgtgtttaTGCTCTTGTAAAAACAAGATGCAGAGCGTTAATCCTGAACCAGAGCTTGGGCAGCCCAGCTGTATGTCACGTTCCTGGGACACTCCCTCTTTTGTTGCCAGTGGCTGGTGCTGCTCAACAGTGAGGGCTGTTCATTATCAGAAATCTTGCCTTCTCCTCCAGGGTTAGAATGGCAGAGTGAGGCTCTCCTGCAGTGCTCAGACTGGGGGAGAtaggtaataaaaaataataggtaataattggagttataccaatctcctagaactggaagggaccttgaaaggtcatcgagtccagccccctgccttcactagcaggaccaatttttgccccagatccctaagtggccccttcaaggattgaactcacaaccctgggtttagcaagccaatgctcaaaccactttgagctatccctccccttgatAAGGGAGCAAGTGTCCCTCCCTGTCCCTACTTATTGTCACCAATGTTTGGAAGAAGTCAACTGGAAGGTCTGCAGGCTTTCTAGGGTGTCCCTCTGGCTCAGTGTGGACTTGTCCCCAAGAGGTTCTGGTGCTTGGTCTTATTTTAAATCAGGTGAT
This genomic interval carries:
- the LOC123362504 gene encoding GDP-L-fucose synthase-like, whose product is MAEPAGTKPKRILVTGGTGLVGRAIEKVVADGEGRPDEEWIFVCSKDADLTNAAETRALYEKYRPTHVIHLAALVGGLFKNIKYNLDFWRRNVHINDNVLHSAYEFGVQKVVSCLSTCIFPDKTTYPIDESMIHNGPPHSSNFGYSYAKRMIDVQNRGYFEQHGCRFTAVIPTNVFGPHDNYNIEDGHVLPGLIHKVYLAKKNGTALTVWGTGKPRRQFIYSLDLARLFLWVLREYDEVEPIILSVGEEDEVSIREAAESVVEAMDFKGELIFDTTKSDGQFKKTASNGKLRRCLPDFPFTPFKQAVKETCDWFNVHYDIARK